The Deltaproteobacteria bacterium DNA window CCTTCCTGAATCGCTTTAAGGGCTTTGTTAAAATCAAAACTACTTTCTTCTTTACTCATGTCAATTCTCCTTTTTTAGCTGAATATATCAGCTTTGGTTAAATTGACACAGAATTTTGAACACCCTCTAACATTAACTCTCTGTAAATCTCTGTTATTTTTCTTCCCATCAGACCTTCCTCCAATTATCAAACACTTTACGTTTTACTTCCGCCCTGGGTCCAAAGTTAAGCAAAAGCCCCACTTCTTTGTTTGTCGCTTTTAAATAATTAAGCAGTTGCGCTTCGTGTTCCTGGCTAAGATTTCTTGCCGCTTTTATTTCTATAATGATTAAATCGTCAACCATAATATCGGCAAAGTATTCTCCAACCGTTTTCCCTCTATATGAAACTGTGATGGCTTTCTGTGCTTCAGCAGCAAGCCCCGTTGACTCCAGCTCTATCATCAGGGAATTTTCATAAACCTTCTCCAGAAAACCATATCCAAACTCGTTATAAACCTTATAAAAAGCGCTTATGATCTTTTCCGATAATTCCTTATGTTTAAAATCTTTCATCTAAAACCATTTTATAGGACACGGATTTCACTGATGAACACAGATTAAAATCCTTTTTGCACTCATTTAAAAATCCAAGTAAGCCCTGACCTAATATTTCCTCTTATCTCGTTTCCTTTATATTTAAACCCTAAAAACGCTTTTAGCCCTTATCTTTTAATCCGTGAAATCAGTGTGTATCCCTGTCCCATTATTCTTTTAAATTCTTTTTATTGGACACAGATTTCGCAGATGAACACAGATTAAAACCTAAAGATGTTCTTTTAAATCCGTGTAATCCGATCTTATCCGTGTCCCATTATTCTTTTACGCTCTTCCTTATCCTCTCCACCCTCTGTTTCCCCTTTCCCACACTAATAATCACTATCTCCTTCTCATCCCCCTGTCCAATTTCAATAACCACCCGCCCTTTGGCGATTTCTTTAATGATGCCCCCCTTGTCACCGAGCGTATCACCCACTTTCACCAGTTTAAGTTCCCTGCTGCCGGGCTCTTTTACCACCGCCGTTCCATCCATAGGAGCAATCTTGACAATCCTTATTTTTTCAATAGGCGCCGCATGAGCAGAAAGGCCAAGAAAAAAAACGCACATCACCACCGGTAATATTTGCTTAAAAAATCTATTCATAACTTTCATAATGACTCCTTTTGACGGGACACGGATTTCGCAGATAAACACTGTTTAAAATCTAAAAAGTATTCTTTTACTCTTATCTCTTAAATCTGTGTAATCCGTGTTCATCTGTGTCCCATTATTTTCAACGACTAATTTGATCCAACTCCACCACGATTCAGCCCAAATTAACTACAATTTTATTACACTAAAAAATAAAATACTCGGCTTTTTTTGCTTTTTTTAGCATTATCTTTCGGCTTTTTTTGCTTTTTTGGGTAAAAAACGAATAAATGCACTTTTTACGGGTAAAAATATTTACTCGCGGAATTTTCACACTTGTTTTTTGAAAATATGCAGGAGGCAGGTCTCAAGGGGTTGTTGCCCAAAAGGTAAAAGTGCTTCGACGGGCTCAGCACGAGCGAATCATTACTCCTTTTAATAGGACAGGGATTTCGCAGATAAACACTGTTTAAAATCTAAAAAGTATTCTTTACTCTTACCTCTTAAATCTATGAAATCCCTGTTCAGACCTGTCCCATTATTTTTATTAGCTCTTTTGTTTTATCTTTTAACCTTAAAACGCTCTTTGCCCTTATCTTTTAAAAATCTGTGTAATCCGTGTAAATCCGTGTCCCATTATTTTCTTTTGCTTTTTTTTTATCTCTTTTCTTCATGGAGACTATTATTGACAAAACCAGCAGGAAAAATCATAGGTCGGCTTTTTCTCCACTTTTTGTAAGCTGCAACGATTTTACCCCCCATCCTTTTCCACTGATCTGCAAATACAATATCTGCAACTTGAAGTTCGAAAACTAAAAGCGGCAAGTGCCATCATGAAACATCAAATCAGGCGGCAAGATGGCAAACGTTCCTTTATCACCAAATGCAGAATCATTTTTTTGCCCTCAAGTTCAAAAGCCCCCGTCGAAGAATCAGGCAATACCTTCCTTTGGCTCCTTCTACGCTTTACTCTTACATCAAAAAAGCAAAAGAAAATATTTTCGACCTCATCCCAAAATCTTCAAACCCTCATCAGTCACCAAACAGAACGCCACCTCATATTGTTGCACTGGTTAAGGCCATTAAGGAAAACAACCCAAGCTGGGGATACCTTCGTATTGCAATCCATATTTGGGGTGTTCAGCTTTTCATCTCTCCATCAACAGTAAGAAGGATTCTTCTCAAACCGGAAAGGTATCCTGATAAAAACACAAATTCTCCAAAAGAAGAAAAACCTCCACTGATAATTACAGCATCGAAGCCGAATTCTATATGGTCTATTGATTTAACAATCCTGTATCTGTTCGGGATATTTCCAATATATATTCTTGGTGTAATTGACCATTATTCAAGAAAGGTCCTTTCTCTTTCTTCAACCTTTCACCCCACTGCTGATTGGGTAACAGGTGAATGCAAGGCCCTTTTTTCTAAATATGGATTACCCAATCGAATGATCACTGACAACGGCTCTCAGTTTACTGCCGGGGTTTTCAGGAACTGCCTGAAAGCTCAGGGAGTAAAGCACATCAAAACCTCTGTGCGGCATCCCCAGACCAACGGGAAGATAGAGCGTTTCTTTCAATCTCTAAAATATGAGTTCATGTGCTTTTTCTTTCTGAAAAACAAAAAGCAGGTTGATAAGCTTTTGGAGGAATATCTCTTGTACTACAATCAGTATCGATTACATCAAGGCATTGGGGGGCAGGCGCCGGACAGGCTTTATTATAAAGAGCCTATAAAAAAACCACCAAAAGATGCAAAGCAAATCCGTGCGCCTATTGAGGAATTGAGCTTCGGTAATGATTTATTAAAAGCCTACAGACTGAAAAAAGCTGCCTGATTATAAAAAAAGAAATCCGGTCAGAGATCTCCGACCCTAAGTCTTTAATCGGGTATCCAAAAAATGGGGCAACAGATAGCTGCGTCTTAAATTCATAAATATCAGGATTTTTTACACTGACTGAATCATCTTTTTTAATTCATCCCTCATAAAACAAACTGCAAAATAAAATCACAAAATCAGATGAACATTTTTTGCTTCTTTTTTATGTATTTTCAAGTGTCCAGAAGGTGGTGAAATAGGACAGCTGTTTTTATCGTAGGCGTATTTGGTAACGAGCCCGCCTTCGCTCACCTCTGTCAGCCTGTTGAATACGTCATAGGTCATTGCCCTGGTGTTGCCTAGCGGTTTGGTAACCAGCGTGAGATTGCCGACAGCATCGTATCGAAATTATCGTAGCTGTAAGTCTCGTAAAAGAAAACTAAGCACCCCCATCATGTAACCAACATGACAGGGGTGTTATATTTTCAAGTTAATTCAATTGTCAAAGAACTATGCGGAATCTCAGCCGCTCTTGCTTTTCATTTTCTATGGCTTCAGAGGTGGTGAAATAGGACACCAGGCCCTCTGTATTATTTTTGTTCTTCTATTCTTCCCCATCTTCAATTGTTGGGATACAAGGTGATAAATGTTTATCTATTTCTTCTACAAAAACACCTCTTTTCAATACCCAAACACTAAATTCATTATCTTTGCCATTTAAATTTTCATCATCTCTAAAATATAATATCCCGTATGAACCAGGTGTAATTTCTTTAATCAATTGATATAAGTCAAAAATATCTATCACATCTTGTGATTTATGATTTGTAGAGCCAGCAACAACAAGTGTATATGTCCCATTTATTGCTTTTAACTCAAGAATACGACCTTCAAAAAAAATTAAATCTATTTTCTTTCGAATTTTGCATACTGCTTCTTCAAGTTCATCTAAGTCATCTTCATATGTAGACATATTAATCGCTACCCAACCATTGTATTCAATCATTTTCTACCTCTATATAGTTAAAATAAAGTTTTAGTATCAATAATGTATTCAACCCCATATCTATCAGCATATTCAGATATTTTATTAAGAACTTCTTTAGAAGGTTGACCTTCAAAGTGGAAATAAACTTTTTTATTAGTCTCTTTCGCCGCTTCAAAAGTTGCTTTAGCTTGTTTTCGAAATTTTGTACCAACTTTTCTCAAAGCTGGTTTAGTTTGAGCTATGAATTGATCGCTTATAACATCAAATTCACGTCCTATTGGATCACTTGCAAATGCCACACGCGATTCTCCTTTAAGTCTTTTTGCTAAAGCGTCTGCTGCACCGTCTGGCTTATTAACTTTAACCAAATTACCAGAATACCGTCCCAAGTTTACAGATGTTTTAGTAGCATTACCGTCCCCCTTCTTCCTCCACTTCTTCCATCTATCCTTAATCGCTTCCCACCTGCCCTTTACCCACTTCTTTTTTTCTTTAATAGAACCACCTGTTTTCTCTATAAACTTACCAAGCGGTGTTCTTGTTGCAGCAGCTACTACAATATTTTCAGGACTGCTAACAGTTTCTTCAACTTCATTGACGGCTTTCCGGGTAACATCTTTCGCATTATCTACAAGAGCCTTAGCATACGCACTTTTTCTTAAGAGTGCAGGATTTTGCAATTGCTCTTCATACTCTTTTTCACCATTTTCACTCTCTACTGTAACTTTTTCATCACCAAATAGAGATTCTTTAATTTTTTGATATTTATGTTTTACATTATCGTAAAAACCTCTTTCCATCGTTTTTTCTACGCCATTTTCCATGACTATCTCATAGGATAGTTCGTTATCCTCCCATGCAGCTGCATCAGGGTTATAATAGCTACCATCATATTCTATATATTTAGCGCCCGTATCAATTTCATCCAGAGACGCATACTCACTTGACGCATAACCATACAAATCAATATAAACCGTCGGATTCGAGTAAGCATACAAGTACCTATGTAATGACGGTGGAGTACCATACTCACCAAGATATGTATCCTCCGAAATAAACCTTGCCGTCTCAGCATCATAGTAACGTGCACCGAAATAGATGAGCCCCGTCTTCTCGTCATGCTCCTGCCCTGTGAATATCTGCCTGTTAACAGAAGTCCCACTCTGACTTCTAATGGTTCCCCATGGATCAAGGCTGTAGCTTACTTTTACCGCGCCCATGTTATCTGTCAGGTTAACCGTACTACCCAAAGCATCGTGATGGTAGTACTGAGTTCCAAGTCCAGTATTCAGAGAGAGTAATCTATCTGCATATCGGTAATGAGCTAGCAATGAACTGTCAGCAGCATTGTGCTCCTCAATTACGGCACCGCCATCATAGAAATAATCAACGTCTCCCCGCTCACTTAAACGATGCCTTACCCTAAAACCGTCGGCATTGTAATCATAGAGACCAAGTACCGTTTGACTTGCAGCCGATCCACCAGTTGTCTGTACCATCTGGTTGAGCGCATCATAAACAAAGTTAGTCTCTTCACCCGGCAATGAGCTATCAATCTTTTTAAGCATATTGCCATTAAGGTCATATGCATAACCAACGGTTTTGCCACGTACACTATCAACAACACTTGTCAACCTATCCAAGGCATCGTAAGCATATGTCTTTGAAGCGGTTGCAGTTCCGTTGACGCTGACAGTCTCTATCTTTCGGTTATATCCCTCAAAGGTATAGTTTGTAACGGTCACATCAGCACCGGAAGTGAGTGTATATTCCGTCATCCTGTCAAGATCGTCATAGCTATAGGTAGTTGTTTCGGTTGCTCCATTTTGGGCTTCTGTTTGAGACGTCCTATTGCCATTACTGTCATAAGCATAGGCATAACTGGAAATCACCGAACCATCAGCCGTTACCTTATTAACAATACTTGCCACCCGGTTTGTCGGATGATAAGTGTATTTCACATCTGTGCCGTTGGGGTAAGTAACAGTGTCCTTCTTTCCATCAGCATAGTAACCGTAGCTGGTTACCAAAGTATCAGCTGTGGCCGTTTCAATGCGGTTTCTACTATCGTAAGTATAAGCAGTACTGCCGGAAGCAGT harbors:
- a CDS encoding DDE-type integrase/transposase/recombinase — its product is MQNHFFALKFKSPRRRIRQYLPLAPSTLYSYIKKAKENIFDLIPKSSNPHQSPNRTPPHIVALVKAIKENNPSWGYLRIAIHIWGVQLFISPSTVRRILLKPERYPDKNTNSPKEEKPPLIITASKPNSIWSIDLTILYLFGIFPIYILGVIDHYSRKVLSLSSTFHPTADWVTGECKALFSKYGLPNRMITDNGSQFTAGVFRNCLKAQGVKHIKTSVRHPQTNGKIERFFQSLKYEFMCFFFLKNKKQVDKLLEEYLLYYNQYRLHQGIGGQAPDRLYYKEPIKKPPKDAKQIRAPIEELSFGNDLLKAYRLKKAA
- a CDS encoding GxxExxY protein → MKDFKHKELSEKIISAFYKVYNEFGYGFLEKVYENSLMIELESTGLAAEAQKAITVSYRGKTVGEYFADIMVDDLIIIEIKAARNLSQEHEAQLLNYLKATNKEVGLLLNFGPRAEVKRKVFDNWRKV
- a CDS encoding immunity 7 family protein, translated to MIEYNGWVAINMSTYEDDLDELEEAVCKIRKKIDLIFFEGRILELKAINGTYTLVVAGSTNHKSQDVIDIFDLYQLIKEITPGSYGILYFRDDENLNGKDNEFSVWVLKRGVFVEEIDKHLSPCIPTIEDGEE